The following are encoded in a window of Arthrobacter antioxidans genomic DNA:
- a CDS encoding dihydrolipoamide acetyltransferase family protein, with protein MSAPAVDSGFQVFTLPDLGEGLTEAELVSWLVAEGDTVAVDQPIAEVETAKSVVEVPSPFAGTVAVLHGRPGEMLDVGAPFLSVRPEGSGPAGAGSADTTPAVAGPAADATGAVTGAGVEAAAAELREEAGVPAAATREDDAPAVDGGSGNVLIGYGTPGGLTGGRTRPRKGATVGAAASPAGAAASPAASAAPAAPATLPPAASVVEPAAPATFSPAAPVVGPAAPAGATDGMTSAPDTVTAASAAGTAVSDTGTAASAAGTAPTCVSPLVRKLARDNGVRLTDLRGSGEQGLILRRDVEQAIAAATMRDIGATPGSGVDAAAGAAPTTLDAAARPALGDPPGAADVPLDSRSGLTVLERSPLRGVRRTIADAMTRSRREIPEATVWVDVDATALVELREAMKRRTPDAVPGLLAFVARFVVAGLARYPELNSRIAAGADGAQEIVRVDGVNLGIAAQTDRGLVVPSIRRADTLSARGLDAEIRRLAALAREGRATPSDLSSGTFTLNNYGVFGVDGSAAIINYPESAILGMGRIIDRPWVVDGGLAVRKVTELTLAFDHRVCDGGTAGGFLRFVADAIENPGGMLADL; from the coding sequence ATGAGTGCGCCCGCCGTCGATTCCGGGTTCCAGGTGTTCACCCTCCCCGACCTCGGAGAGGGCCTGACCGAGGCCGAGCTGGTGTCCTGGCTCGTCGCCGAGGGCGACACCGTGGCCGTCGACCAGCCGATCGCGGAGGTCGAGACCGCCAAGTCGGTGGTCGAGGTCCCCTCGCCCTTCGCGGGGACCGTCGCCGTGCTGCACGGCAGGCCCGGCGAGATGCTCGACGTCGGCGCGCCGTTCCTCTCGGTCCGGCCCGAGGGTAGTGGGCCTGCAGGCGCCGGATCCGCCGACACCACCCCGGCGGTTGCCGGGCCGGCAGCCGACGCCACCGGCGCTGTCACCGGCGCAGGTGTCGAAGCCGCCGCGGCGGAGCTCCGCGAGGAGGCCGGCGTCCCTGCCGCCGCCACGCGGGAGGACGACGCGCCGGCAGTCGACGGCGGCTCGGGGAACGTGCTCATCGGCTACGGCACTCCCGGTGGTCTCACCGGTGGCCGCACCCGGCCCCGCAAGGGCGCGACGGTGGGAGCTGCTGCGTCGCCGGCGGGAGCTGCTGCGTCACCGGCGGCATCCGCAGCGCCCGCCGCTCCGGCCACCCTCCCGCCGGCCGCTTCCGTCGTAGAGCCCGCCGCTCCGGCCACCTTCTCGCCGGCCGCTCCCGTCGTAGGGCCCGCCGCTCCGGCCGGGGCGACCGACGGCATGACCTCGGCTCCCGACACCGTGACCGCAGCGTCCGCCGCCGGCACGGCGGTCTCCGACACCGGAACGGCAGCGTCCGCCGCCGGCACGGCACCGACGTGTGTCTCGCCCCTGGTCCGGAAACTGGCGCGGGACAACGGGGTGCGGCTCACGGACCTCCGCGGGTCGGGGGAGCAGGGGCTGATCCTCCGCCGCGACGTGGAGCAGGCGATCGCTGCGGCGACGATGCGGGACATCGGGGCCACCCCCGGATCCGGCGTGGACGCCGCTGCGGGCGCAGCGCCGACGACCCTCGACGCGGCGGCCCGCCCCGCGCTGGGCGACCCCCCTGGAGCAGCTGACGTCCCGCTCGACTCCCGGTCGGGCCTCACGGTCCTCGAACGCAGCCCGCTGAGGGGGGTCCGGCGGACGATCGCCGACGCGATGACCCGCAGCCGGCGCGAGATCCCCGAGGCCACGGTCTGGGTGGACGTCGACGCCACCGCCCTCGTGGAACTGCGCGAGGCGATGAAGCGCAGGACGCCGGACGCGGTGCCCGGCCTGCTGGCCTTCGTGGCGCGGTTCGTCGTGGCGGGCCTGGCCCGCTACCCGGAGCTGAACAGCCGGATCGCGGCGGGCGCCGACGGTGCGCAGGAGATCGTGCGGGTCGACGGCGTGAACCTCGGGATCGCAGCGCAGACGGATCGTGGCCTCGTGGTACCGAGCATCCGTCGGGCGGACACCCTGTCCGCCCGCGGGCTCGACGCCGAGATCCGTCGCCTCGCCGCCCTGGCACGCGAGGGCAGGGCCACGCCGTCGGACCTGTCCTCCGGCACCTTCACCCTGAACAACTACGGGGTGTTCGGCGTGGACGGCAGTGCGGCCATCATCAACTACCCGGAATCCGCGATCCTCGGGATGGGCCGGATCATCGACCGCCCGTGGGTCGTGGACGGCGGGCTCGCGGTGCGCAAGGTGACCGAGCTGACGCTCGCGTTCGACCACCGCGTGTGCGACGGCGGGACGGCGGGGGGCTTCCTCCGGTTCGTGGCGGACGCGATCGAGAACCCGGGCGGGATGCTCGCCGACCTGTAG
- a CDS encoding alpha-ketoacid dehydrogenase subunit beta translates to MTQTTEAPTGGVAARPGAAPGGRVTSTFAKALNAALADSMAADASVLMFGEDVGTLGGVFRITDGLTARFGEERCFDTPLAEAGIMGMAIGMAMNGMKPVVEMQFDAFAYPAFEQVVSHVAKMPNRTKGKVRLPLVIRIPYAGGIGGVEHHCDSSEAYYAHTPGLTVLAPATVRDAYFMLREAIASPDPVVFLEPKKLYWSKEEVDLAELRRTFEAGQAPRRIGKAVVARPGTDATLISYGPSVPTALAAAAAAAEEGRSIEVIDLRSIVPFDDETVCASVRRTGRAVVVAEAPGFVSVASEIVARVQERCFHSLAAPVLRVTGFDIPYPSPKLEHFYLPSVDRILDAVDDLQWED, encoded by the coding sequence ATGACGCAGACCACGGAGGCACCCACCGGGGGCGTGGCAGCCCGGCCCGGCGCCGCGCCGGGCGGACGCGTGACGTCCACCTTCGCCAAGGCCCTCAACGCCGCCCTCGCCGACTCCATGGCGGCCGACGCCTCCGTGCTCATGTTCGGTGAGGACGTCGGGACGCTCGGTGGCGTCTTCCGAATCACGGACGGGCTGACGGCCCGCTTCGGCGAGGAGCGCTGCTTCGACACGCCGCTCGCCGAAGCAGGCATCATGGGCATGGCCATCGGCATGGCGATGAACGGCATGAAGCCCGTCGTCGAGATGCAGTTCGACGCCTTCGCCTATCCGGCCTTCGAGCAGGTGGTCAGCCATGTCGCGAAGATGCCGAACCGCACGAAGGGCAAGGTCCGCCTGCCCCTGGTCATCCGGATCCCGTACGCCGGAGGCATCGGCGGCGTGGAACACCACTGCGACTCCTCCGAGGCCTACTACGCGCACACCCCCGGCCTGACGGTCCTGGCCCCCGCGACCGTCCGCGACGCCTACTTCATGCTCCGCGAGGCCATCGCGTCGCCGGACCCCGTGGTGTTCCTCGAACCGAAGAAGCTGTACTGGTCCAAGGAGGAGGTGGACCTCGCGGAGCTGCGCAGGACCTTCGAGGCCGGACAGGCACCCCGGCGCATCGGCAAGGCCGTCGTCGCCCGCCCGGGGACCGACGCGACCCTCATCAGCTACGGACCATCCGTGCCGACGGCGCTCGCTGCGGCCGCGGCGGCCGCCGAGGAGGGCCGGTCCATCGAGGTCATCGACCTCCGCTCCATCGTCCCGTTCGACGACGAGACCGTCTGCGCCAGCGTCCGACGGACCGGCCGGGCCGTCGTCGTCGCGGAGGCTCCCGGCTTCGTGTCCGTGGCGTCCGAGATCGTGGCCCGCGTGCAGGAACGCTGCTTCCATTCCCTCGCAGCCCCCGTGCTCCGCGTGACCGGGTTCGACATCCCGTACCCCTCGCCGAAGCTCGAACATTTCTATCTGCCGAGCGTCGACCGCATCCTCGACGCCGTGGACGACCTGCAGTGGGAGGACTGA
- the pdhA gene encoding pyruvate dehydrogenase (acetyl-transferring) E1 component subunit alpha → MLGGAPEGGPYDGGTTPDGVLLPSAEPVQLVDPDGHHHTDGRYLLPDGDRLLDAYGRLVAGRRINDQANALVRQGRMAVYPSSHGQEACQVAAAVVLGAEDWLFPTYRDTVAVITRGVDPLQVLTLLRGDWHSGYDPHEHRVATQATPLATQLLHAVGVAHAAKLRGEPTVVLAMCGDGATSEGDFHEALNFAAVFHVPVVFFVQNNEFAISVPLRNQSVAPSLAHKAIGYGMPGERVDGNDLAALLAVLGAAVDRARDGGGPTLVEAHTYRMQAHTNADDATRYRSADDVERWVPKDPITRMRTYLRALDLLTDEKEQALADEADAIAAAIRKGLNTEVTVNPAELFEYVYTEKTTQLREQAEQLREELARDAAGAGTPADDTKAERR, encoded by the coding sequence ATGCTGGGCGGCGCACCCGAGGGCGGACCATACGACGGCGGCACCACGCCGGACGGCGTACTGCTCCCGTCGGCGGAGCCCGTGCAGCTGGTGGACCCTGACGGCCACCATCACACCGACGGGCGCTACCTGCTCCCCGACGGCGATCGGCTGCTCGACGCCTACGGCCGCCTCGTCGCCGGTCGCCGCATCAACGACCAGGCCAACGCCCTCGTCCGCCAGGGCCGGATGGCCGTCTACCCCTCCTCCCACGGTCAGGAGGCCTGCCAGGTCGCCGCCGCCGTGGTCCTCGGCGCCGAGGACTGGCTCTTCCCGACCTACCGGGACACGGTCGCGGTCATCACGCGCGGCGTCGACCCGCTGCAGGTCCTCACGCTGCTCCGCGGCGACTGGCACAGCGGCTACGACCCGCACGAGCACCGCGTCGCCACCCAGGCCACGCCGCTGGCCACGCAACTCCTCCACGCCGTCGGCGTCGCCCATGCCGCCAAGCTGCGCGGCGAACCGACAGTCGTCCTCGCCATGTGCGGTGACGGGGCGACCAGCGAGGGGGACTTCCACGAGGCCCTGAACTTCGCGGCCGTGTTCCACGTCCCCGTGGTGTTCTTCGTCCAGAACAACGAGTTCGCCATCTCGGTGCCGCTCAGGAACCAGAGCGTGGCACCGTCCCTCGCCCACAAGGCCATCGGGTACGGCATGCCGGGCGAGCGCGTGGACGGCAACGACCTCGCCGCGCTCCTCGCGGTGCTGGGTGCGGCCGTGGACAGGGCGCGCGACGGCGGCGGCCCCACCCTCGTCGAAGCGCACACCTACCGGATGCAGGCGCACACCAACGCGGACGATGCGACGCGCTACCGCTCCGCCGACGACGTCGAACGCTGGGTCCCGAAGGACCCGATCACCCGCATGCGCACCTACCTGCGCGCACTGGACCTGCTGACGGACGAGAAGGAGCAGGCCCTGGCCGACGAGGCGGACGCGATCGCCGCCGCCATCCGGAAGGGACTCAACACGGAGGTCACGGTGAACCCGGCAGAGCTGTTCGAGTACGTGTACACGGAGAAGACGACGCAGCTGCGCGAGCAGGCCGAGCAGCTGCGCGAGGAACTGGCGCGCGACGCCGCAGGCGCAGGAACCCCTGCCGACGACACGAAGGCGGAGCGACGATGA
- a CDS encoding Lrp/AsnC family transcriptional regulator, giving the protein MVDGVLDDVDRKILAELTRDGRQSVTSVAERVHISRAHAYSRIAKLTEDGVLTRFTAIIDPAKAGLRSSAYVTLKVRQHSWRELRDRLRSVPEIHHIALVGGDFDVILLVRAEDNVGLRRVIFDQLQSMPGVLDTQTFLVFEDLDTR; this is encoded by the coding sequence GTGGTGGACGGAGTGCTCGACGACGTCGATCGGAAGATCCTCGCCGAACTCACGCGGGACGGGCGTCAGTCCGTGACCTCGGTGGCGGAACGCGTGCACATCTCACGGGCGCACGCCTACTCCCGCATCGCGAAGCTGACCGAGGACGGCGTACTGACGCGGTTCACGGCGATCATCGACCCGGCCAAGGCCGGCCTCCGCTCCTCCGCCTACGTGACCCTCAAGGTGCGGCAGCACTCCTGGCGCGAGCTCCGCGACAGGCTGCGCAGCGTCCCGGAGATCCACCACATCGCGCTGGTCGGCGGGGACTTCGACGTCATCCTCCTGGTGCGGGCCGAGGACAACGTGGGGCTGCGGCGGGTGATCTTCGACCAGCTGCAGTCGATGCCGGGCGTCCTCGATACGCAGACGTTCCTCGTCTTCGAGGACCTCGACACGCGCTGA
- a CDS encoding dihydrofolate reductase family protein has product MSLVRVHNFSISLDGFGTGEGQHLDAPFGHAGSRLMEWAIGTRTFRAMGLHGDGPGSFGVDDAFAAAWGPGIGVEIMGRNKFGPHRGPWEDEEWKGWWGGNPVFHTPVVVLTHHPRPVLAMDGGTTFHFVDTDPASALEQARALAGGLDVRIGGGAITVRQFLEADLIDHLHVVVVPIVLGRGERLWDGLEGLEERFEIEATPSPTGVVHLVLTRRTSR; this is encoded by the coding sequence ATGTCCCTCGTCCGCGTCCATAACTTCTCCATCTCCCTCGACGGCTTCGGCACGGGTGAGGGCCAGCACCTCGACGCCCCGTTCGGTCACGCGGGCTCACGGCTCATGGAGTGGGCGATCGGGACGCGCACCTTCCGCGCGATGGGCCTTCACGGGGACGGGCCGGGGTCCTTCGGCGTCGACGATGCGTTCGCCGCCGCGTGGGGGCCCGGGATCGGCGTGGAGATCATGGGGCGGAACAAGTTCGGCCCCCACCGCGGCCCCTGGGAGGACGAGGAGTGGAAGGGCTGGTGGGGTGGGAACCCGGTCTTCCACACCCCCGTGGTCGTCCTGACGCACCATCCCCGGCCGGTCCTCGCGATGGACGGCGGGACGACCTTCCACTTCGTCGACACCGACCCCGCGTCCGCACTGGAGCAGGCCCGAGCCCTGGCCGGCGGCCTCGACGTCCGGATCGGCGGCGGCGCCATCACGGTGCGACAGTTCCTCGAGGCCGACCTCATCGACCACCTGCACGTCGTCGTCGTGCCGATCGTCCTGGGCCGGGGCGAACGCCTGTGGGACGGCCTCGAAGGGCTCGAGGAGCGCTTCGAGATCGAGGCGACACCCTCCCCGACGGGGGTGGTGCACCTGGTCCTCACGCGCCGCACCTCCCGGTAG
- a CDS encoding enoyl-CoA hydratase/isomerase family protein, translating to MIRLSIDGGIAEVVLDAPHRLNAVDEQALSALSDAYDAAAAGVRDGTVRALVLRGEGRAFCAGRNLGPIEPGADDAFAFLDATLTPLLRKMADFPAPTFAAAQGACLGVGLGLLLATDVVYVAETAKIGSPFAALGLALDSGGHWLFTERLGPHRALDLMYTGDLMTGAEAVAGGLFSRAVPAGELLDFTRAKAARAAAGPLQALVASKQLVARIRDERLGLWQAISGENDVQGVLGASDDYREGLEAFREKRAPRFGA from the coding sequence ATGATCCGCCTGAGCATCGACGGCGGGATCGCCGAGGTGGTGCTGGACGCGCCGCACCGGCTCAACGCCGTCGACGAGCAGGCGCTCTCCGCGCTCTCCGACGCGTACGACGCCGCCGCGGCCGGGGTGCGTGACGGCACCGTCCGTGCGCTCGTGCTGCGCGGGGAGGGGCGCGCGTTCTGCGCGGGCCGGAACCTCGGTCCGATCGAACCCGGGGCCGACGACGCCTTCGCGTTCCTCGACGCCACGCTCACCCCGCTGCTGCGGAAGATGGCGGACTTCCCGGCCCCGACCTTCGCGGCGGCGCAGGGCGCCTGCCTCGGCGTCGGGCTGGGCCTGCTGCTCGCGACCGACGTCGTGTACGTCGCGGAGACCGCGAAGATCGGCTCGCCGTTCGCCGCCCTCGGGCTGGCGCTGGACTCCGGCGGGCACTGGCTGTTCACGGAGCGGCTCGGTCCGCACCGGGCCCTGGACCTCATGTACACGGGTGACCTGATGACGGGGGCGGAGGCAGTGGCGGGCGGACTCTTCAGCCGTGCCGTGCCCGCCGGGGAGCTGCTCGACTTCACCCGGGCCAAGGCCGCGCGGGCGGCGGCGGGTCCGCTGCAGGCACTGGTCGCCTCGAAGCAGCTCGTCGCGCGCATCCGCGACGAGCGGCTCGGCCTGTGGCAGGCCATCAGCGGCGAGAACGACGTCCAGGGCGTGCTCGGGGCCTCGGACGACTACCGCGAGGGCCTCGAGGCGTTCCGGGAGAAACGGGCACCGCGCTTCGGCGCCTGA
- the paaE gene encoding 1,2-phenylacetyl-CoA epoxidase subunit PaaE, with protein MAVVLAPSTKRRSAFHTLTVRSVRRLTEDAVEVTLDVPPSLQDQFGYLPGQYVALRTTLDVDGEPKEVRRSYSICADPRPGELRVAVKRDLGGVFSTWVNESLTAGDTLEVMSPLGQFTPRTTPGQEAVSFVAVAAGSGITPVIAIARSMLADGPNVRFDLVYANRAAMDVMFLEELADLKDRYPARFALHHVLSREQRISPLLSGRIDADKLEKLLGTVIDPDRVDEWFLCGPFELVQLCRDFLTERGVPTEKVRFELFTTGEPTRPEGSHGHPVTPADNGENYTISFNLDGLQGSVQSPTHARESILNAALRVRPDVPFACAGGVCGTCRAKLVQGTVAMDENYALEPDEIAAGFVLTCQAHPTSDAVAVDYDA; from the coding sequence ATGGCCGTTGTCCTCGCCCCCTCCACCAAGCGGCGGAGCGCCTTCCACACGCTCACCGTACGCAGCGTCCGCCGGCTGACGGAGGACGCCGTCGAGGTCACCCTCGACGTCCCTCCCAGCCTGCAGGACCAGTTCGGGTACCTGCCCGGGCAGTACGTCGCGCTGCGCACCACCCTCGACGTCGACGGCGAACCGAAAGAGGTCCGCCGCAGCTATTCGATCTGCGCCGACCCGCGCCCCGGGGAGCTGCGCGTCGCCGTGAAACGCGACCTCGGCGGCGTCTTCTCCACCTGGGTGAACGAGTCCCTGACGGCGGGGGACACCCTCGAGGTCATGAGCCCGCTCGGGCAGTTCACCCCGCGCACGACGCCGGGCCAGGAGGCGGTCTCGTTCGTCGCCGTCGCCGCGGGGTCCGGCATCACCCCGGTGATCGCGATCGCCCGGTCCATGCTCGCCGACGGCCCGAACGTGCGCTTCGACCTCGTCTACGCGAACCGGGCCGCGATGGACGTCATGTTCCTCGAGGAGCTCGCCGACCTCAAGGACCGCTATCCCGCCCGCTTCGCGCTGCACCACGTCCTGTCCCGCGAGCAGCGCATCTCGCCGCTGCTCTCGGGCAGGATCGACGCCGACAAGCTGGAGAAGCTGCTCGGCACGGTCATCGACCCGGACCGCGTGGACGAGTGGTTCCTCTGCGGACCGTTCGAGCTCGTCCAGCTGTGCCGGGACTTCCTCACCGAACGCGGCGTACCCACGGAGAAGGTGCGCTTCGAACTGTTCACCACGGGCGAGCCCACCCGGCCGGAGGGCAGTCACGGCCACCCCGTGACGCCGGCGGACAACGGGGAGAACTACACCATCTCCTTCAACCTGGACGGGCTGCAGGGCTCCGTCCAGAGCCCCACCCACGCCCGCGAATCGATCCTGAACGCCGCCCTCAGGGTGCGGCCCGACGTGCCGTTCGCCTGTGCCGGCGGCGTGTGCGGCACGTGCCGCGCGAAGCTCGTCCAGGGGACGGTGGCGATGGACGAGAACTACGCGCTCGAACCCGACGAAATCGCCGCAGGATTCGTCCTCACGTGCCAGGCCCATCCCACGAGCGACGCCGTCGCCGTCGACTACGACGCCTGA
- the paaD gene encoding 1,2-phenylacetyl-CoA epoxidase subunit PaaD, whose product MVTGTELRPSAAPDAAAWDVAATVCDPEIPVLTIEDLGVLRAAHVAPSGRVEVAITPTYSGCPAMDAIRDDVTSALHAAGYDDVAVRLVLSPAWTTDWLSDDGKAKLAQYGIAPPTGKAAAGPVRIGLSVKCPQCSSLNTRELTRFGSTSCKALYVCNDCREPFDYFKVH is encoded by the coding sequence ATGGTGACCGGGACGGAGCTGCGGCCCTCGGCGGCGCCCGACGCGGCGGCGTGGGACGTCGCGGCGACGGTCTGCGACCCCGAGATCCCGGTGCTCACCATCGAGGACCTCGGGGTGCTCCGTGCGGCGCACGTGGCGCCGTCGGGCCGGGTCGAGGTCGCGATCACCCCCACCTATTCGGGCTGCCCGGCGATGGACGCCATCCGCGACGACGTCACCTCGGCACTGCACGCGGCAGGCTACGACGACGTCGCCGTCCGGCTCGTGCTCTCGCCCGCCTGGACCACGGACTGGCTGAGCGACGACGGCAAGGCGAAGCTCGCGCAGTACGGCATCGCGCCGCCCACGGGCAAGGCCGCCGCCGGTCCGGTGCGCATCGGCCTGAGCGTCAAGTGCCCCCAGTGCTCGTCCCTGAACACCCGCGAACTGACCCGCTTCGGGTCCACCTCCTGCAAGGCGCTCTACGTCTGTAACGACTGCAGGGAACCCTTCGACTACTTCAAGGTGCATTGA
- the paaC gene encoding 1,2-phenylacetyl-CoA epoxidase subunit PaaC, with protein MSEANASATRITPGNALRPEDIALQDATPGDAVARYALGLGDDALILAQRLGWWISRAPELEEDVALANIALDQIGHARSFLTYAGRAWDKTEDDLAYFRREPEFRSVHLVEQPNGDFARTIARQFVVALYQWELYSRLVHSSDPTLAAIAAKAVKEVDYHRDHAIQWVLRLALGTEESRRRMIAGLRLTWPYVEELFTDHPLIDEVGDAGVRPSELRASFDSAVGTVLTEAELEIPAVPGAVGGGRLGRHSEHLGYMLAEMQVLAREFPGASW; from the coding sequence GTGAGCGAGGCGAACGCCAGTGCCACCCGCATCACCCCGGGCAATGCGCTGCGGCCCGAGGACATCGCGCTCCAGGACGCGACGCCCGGCGACGCCGTGGCCCGGTACGCGCTGGGGCTCGGCGACGACGCCCTGATCCTCGCGCAGCGGCTCGGCTGGTGGATCTCCCGGGCGCCCGAACTCGAGGAGGACGTGGCGCTGGCGAACATCGCGCTCGACCAGATCGGCCACGCCCGCTCCTTCCTGACCTACGCCGGCCGTGCCTGGGACAAGACCGAGGACGACCTCGCCTACTTCCGCCGCGAGCCCGAGTTCCGCTCGGTCCACCTCGTGGAGCAGCCGAACGGGGACTTCGCCCGCACCATCGCCCGGCAGTTCGTCGTCGCGCTCTACCAGTGGGAGCTCTACTCCCGCCTCGTGCATTCGAGCGATCCGACCCTCGCCGCGATCGCCGCGAAAGCCGTCAAGGAGGTGGACTACCACCGGGACCACGCCATCCAGTGGGTCCTGCGCCTCGCGCTCGGCACCGAGGAGTCGCGCCGCAGGATGATCGCCGGGCTCCGACTCACCTGGCCCTATGTGGAGGAGCTGTTCACGGACCACCCGCTCATCGACGAGGTGGGTGATGCCGGCGTGCGCCCCAGCGAGCTCCGCGCGTCCTTCGACAGCGCCGTCGGCACGGTCCTCACCGAGGCCGAACTCGAGATCCCGGCGGTGCCGGGCGCCGTCGGGGGCGGACGCCTCGGGCGCCACAGCGAGCACCTCGGGTACATGCTCGCCGAGATGCAGGTCCTCGCCCGCGAGTTCCCGGGCGCGTCCTGGTGA
- the paaB gene encoding 1,2-phenylacetyl-CoA epoxidase subunit PaaB, which translates to MTGGSTTGDDGATAPSSGLHEERAAWPLWEVFVRSSRGLSHVHAGSLHAPDAEMAVRNARDLYTRRNEGVSLWVVPASSIITSDPDAKEAFFESPQGKDYRHATYYTKSEGVKHL; encoded by the coding sequence GTGACCGGCGGATCGACGACGGGCGACGACGGCGCGACGGCACCGTCGTCGGGCCTCCACGAGGAACGCGCGGCCTGGCCGCTCTGGGAGGTCTTCGTGCGGTCCTCGCGCGGGCTCTCCCATGTGCACGCCGGATCGCTGCACGCACCCGACGCCGAGATGGCCGTCCGTAACGCACGTGACCTGTACACGCGCCGCAACGAGGGCGTGAGCCTGTGGGTGGTCCCGGCGTCGTCGATCATCACGAGCGATCCCGATGCGAAGGAGGCCTTCTTCGAGTCGCCCCAGGGCAAGGACTACCGCCATGCCACGTACTACACGAAGAGCGAGGGGGTGAAGCACCTGTGA
- the paaA gene encoding 1,2-phenylacetyl-CoA epoxidase subunit PaaA yields the protein MTATAIDTRADHDAAGEKVFDDLIARDSRIEPRDWMPADYRKSLTRQISQHAHSEIIGMQPEANWITRAPSLKRKAVLMAKVQDEAGHGLYLYSAAETLGTPREQMTEDLIAGKARYSSIFNYPVLTWADIGAIGWLVDGAAICNQVPLCRASYGPYGRAMVRICKEESFHQRQGFEILLELANGTPEQRAMAQDAVNRWYAPSLMMFGPPDEDSPNSQKSMEWKIKRFSNDELRSRFVGMMVEQITVLGLDLPDKDVRFDEETGRWQYGPLDWNEFKEVLAGRGPCNAQRLERRREAHEDGAWVREAASAYAARQAAKRTTTKAA from the coding sequence ATGACGGCTACAGCGATCGACACCCGCGCGGACCACGACGCCGCGGGCGAGAAGGTCTTCGACGACCTCATCGCCCGGGACTCCCGGATCGAACCGCGCGACTGGATGCCCGCGGACTACCGCAAGTCCCTGACCCGCCAGATCTCCCAGCACGCCCACTCCGAGATCATCGGCATGCAGCCGGAGGCCAACTGGATCACGCGCGCGCCGTCCCTCAAGCGCAAGGCCGTCCTCATGGCCAAGGTCCAGGACGAGGCCGGGCACGGACTGTACCTGTACTCCGCCGCCGAGACGCTCGGCACCCCGCGCGAGCAGATGACCGAGGACCTCATCGCCGGCAAGGCCCGCTACTCGAGCATCTTCAACTACCCCGTACTCACCTGGGCGGACATCGGGGCGATCGGCTGGCTCGTGGACGGAGCAGCCATCTGCAATCAGGTGCCCCTCTGCCGTGCCTCCTACGGCCCGTACGGGCGCGCGATGGTCCGCATCTGCAAGGAGGAATCGTTCCACCAGCGGCAGGGCTTCGAGATCCTCCTCGAACTGGCCAACGGAACCCCCGAGCAGCGCGCCATGGCGCAGGACGCCGTCAACCGCTGGTACGCCCCGTCACTCATGATGTTCGGTCCGCCGGACGAGGACTCACCCAACTCGCAGAAGTCCATGGAATGGAAGATCAAGCGCTTCTCCAACGACGAGCTGCGGTCCCGCTTCGTCGGCATGATGGTCGAGCAGATCACGGTCCTCGGACTCGACCTGCCGGACAAGGACGTCCGCTTCGACGAGGAGACCGGCCGGTGGCAGTACGGCCCCCTCGACTGGAACGAGTTCAAGGAAGTCCTCGCCGGCCGCGGCCCCTGCAACGCCCAGCGCCTGGAACGGCGCCGGGAAGCGCACGAGGACGGCGCCTGGGTCCGGGAGGCCGCCTCGGCCTACGCCGCCCGGCAGGCCGCGAAGCGCACGACGACGAAGGCGGCCTAG
- a CDS encoding helicase associated domain-containing protein, with protein sequence MLTTSWDLRLRALITFRDSEGRDPYFRASTPGEHRLAMWLDEQRKAARTGRLTPEHRAKLCAAGVLSEEPVEHQRTGAAWLKVDSISEFLQEEGRLPSLTSPACAGEKRLAAWMNAQLSSRAVENGPARALREILAGSQDSRDAPLARAG encoded by the coding sequence GTGCTAACGACCTCCTGGGATCTCCGCCTGCGGGCACTCATCACCTTCCGCGACAGTGAGGGCCGCGATCCGTACTTCAGGGCGTCCACCCCGGGTGAGCACCGCCTGGCCATGTGGCTCGACGAGCAGCGCAAAGCCGCCCGCACCGGTCGCCTGACACCCGAACACCGTGCCAAGCTCTGCGCCGCGGGGGTGCTCTCCGAGGAGCCGGTCGAGCATCAGCGCACCGGGGCGGCCTGGCTGAAGGTCGACAGCATCTCCGAGTTCCTCCAGGAGGAGGGCAGGCTGCCGTCGCTCACGTCCCCTGCGTGCGCCGGGGAGAAACGGCTCGCCGCCTGGATGAACGCCCAGCTCTCCTCCCGGGCCGTGGAGAACGGACCGGCCCGCGCGCTGCGGGAGATCCTGGCGGGGAGCCAGGACAGCCGGGACGCGCCGCTGGCCCGGGCCGGCTGA